From the Streptomyces sp. KMM 9044 genome, one window contains:
- a CDS encoding polymorphic toxin-type HINT domain-containing protein, whose translation MNGRSSKRIRALRRRIALTSAAIMVGSLLQAVTQPALAADHDVQVAPPVFEKPVPTTTGKVKPRTVMKGPRTPATPPENTWPKAATTVVDLPDAKAGAEKSARVPGLSLTLGAGVKSGTKTARGGVETRVLSRKAAQQAGVEGVLFTLRGRDSKNGRTKAQPGQVRSTLDYSSFAGAYGGGYASRLTLVELPACALTTPSKEACRTAEPVKAVNDPEEQTLTAQSVALSADAPTVLAAVADTESANGDYKATSLSPSATWTTNLNTGDFGWSYAMPVPDVPGGLTPNVGLSYTSGAVDGRTGNTNNQASWAGDGFDLWPGYIERRYKACADDGVENSDGNKPGDLCWAYDNAFISFNGKAGELVPDGTNSWKLKNDDGTKIDHLTSSNRGNGDNNGEYWRVTAPDGTRYYFGYNRLPGWADGKETTDSTWTVPVYGDDSGEPCHADTFAGSWCQQGWRWNLDYVVDTHSNAVTYFYDKEDNHYGRNLEAEDGTPYVRGGTLDRIQYGLKSSSLYGTKPQAKVTFTNRERCIRDSHTTCSDIDADAPYWYDTPWDLNCDSAEECDQGRLSPAFFTRKRLTQVTTQVYDGSAYQDVDSWKLAHRWGMADTDYQLLLDSVQHTGHSAEPAVTLPKTTFAYTQLANRLDKTGDGYAPFIKSRLSAVADESGGQIDVNYSAESCSWDDLPTPHSNTTRCFPQYIGGSADDDPERQWFNKYVVNSVTATDRTGGAPDQVTSYDYLDGAAWHYDDDDGLTKEKFKTWSQWRGYGHVRVRTGGQGGASAMKSQQDTYFLRGMDGDRKDTSGGTRTVAVTLGEGEGDPITDHEAATGFAYKTVSYSGPGGKVLGKTVSRPWHHQTAKEVRDWGTVTANFTGTGRVRTWTSLDDGAGSSWRITMVDTDYDTIAGRVTQVHDRGDVGKSSDNTCTRTTYGTVAVDKILTLPSRVETVAKACDATPGRPADVISDVRSAYDGETYGSAPVKGDATATAVLKKYDGTTAVYLESGSTYDAYGRVLTSTDLTADVKVTTAGGLTRTARSDGRATTTVRTPATGFPTTVETITPPATAGEAGTAQTSTTTHELLRGLPLTQTDTNGKVTNFAYDALGRSTKVWLPDRLTGHTPTYEFTYTVAEDEPVAVGARTIGNNGTQSTSYALYDGFLRPRQTQEPGPDNGRLLADTFYDERGLISSEFAPYYTEGAPSADLRTPEEALSVETQNRYTHDGLGRQTESRQIAGNGDGGTVLGATQTIYGGDRTTVVPPVGGTATTTLSDARGRTTELRQHRTRSATAPYDTTRYDYTPRGELAEVTDPAGNSWTYEYDLLGRQTKSVDPDKGTSLSAYDDRGQLTTTDDARPDTPALWHGYDNLGRQTQLREGSSSGTLRAKWVYDTLSGAKGHLAETIRYDDGNAYSSKVVAYDRLYRPLRTSVTIPSSEGDLRGTYLSATTYNASGTVQGIGYPKAGALPAATVTYGYEDKTLRPITMSSSQGLVAKTGYSLTGKPSYYELSKSGSKTIKATNTYEWGTQRLATSRVDRQDIAGVDQHNTYRYDQAGNVLSVSDMSRSGTDTQCFTYDGFRRLTEAWTQSTTACATDPSGSVLGGPAPYWHSYTYDKAGNRQTETLHDITGNTADDTERTYDYPGAGNPQPHTLTSVTTAGPTGEARDTYTYDESGNTLTRRLGGDTQELTWDAEGHLAKVTEPVEGGSDKVTEYLYDTEGNRLIGRTPTETTLYLGSTEITLAKGSSTPEATRYYTLGGGHQAVQENDGSFSVTLADHHGTAQLAIDTATDKLTQRRTLPFGGTRGTEPTDWPGTKGFVGGTDDTRTTGLTHLGAREYDPSTGRFISVDPLLEIDKPQTLNGYTYAAQNPLAFSDPTGLGLACGGAGGAQEGCGTGVVTRADGSLSQNGRPTGGGTIYKRPTGPTLAGAETYGPVTVKPYGASITIQGVYIPTQEELAVTFSNYHENSSYQHNLENWGRSRCTGSGSDFCHTIGKLGWFGGDPEIDVLEVIGVRSYIKCYKGEGCSEAAADVVISAVSAGVGKGIKALAKVIKQGMKRGDSIPASCLVGAAHSFTAGTEVLMADGTTKPIEDVRIGDKVTVTDPVTGETAVREVTATIVTEDDKHFVDLAIATETGTATLKSTTTHPFWSDSEKRWMRAGQLELGMTIRTADGRAVPVTGAHATIERQRTYDLTIHDIHTYYVLAGATPVLVHNSNGLCGTAALDNGDWQHIVDRHRPGGVKVDDKAGIFSGEAKHVRGRIAETINRGTPRANTPDPETGRPRAGQIYEWDFGVPVGRAGPANGGGDLTGIRVVVNDGKVVTAFPF comes from the coding sequence ATGAACGGCAGATCCAGCAAGCGGATCCGTGCCCTGCGACGGCGTATCGCACTCACCTCGGCCGCGATCATGGTCGGCTCGCTCTTGCAGGCAGTGACACAGCCCGCCCTCGCCGCGGACCACGACGTGCAGGTCGCTCCGCCCGTATTCGAGAAGCCAGTCCCCACCACGACGGGCAAAGTCAAGCCGCGCACCGTGATGAAGGGTCCGCGTACACCCGCCACTCCACCCGAGAACACGTGGCCGAAGGCGGCGACCACGGTGGTGGACCTGCCTGATGCCAAGGCCGGTGCCGAAAAGTCCGCCCGCGTCCCAGGCCTGTCCCTGACCCTGGGTGCCGGCGTGAAGTCCGGAACGAAGACCGCCCGCGGCGGTGTCGAGACGCGCGTCCTGAGCCGCAAGGCAGCCCAGCAGGCCGGTGTCGAGGGGGTGCTGTTCACCCTGCGCGGCAGGGACAGCAAGAACGGCAGGACCAAGGCCCAGCCGGGACAGGTCCGCAGCACACTGGACTACTCCTCCTTCGCCGGGGCCTACGGCGGCGGTTACGCCTCCCGGCTGACCCTGGTCGAACTACCGGCCTGCGCGCTCACCACGCCCAGCAAGGAGGCGTGTCGCACGGCCGAGCCGGTCAAGGCGGTCAACGACCCCGAAGAGCAGACACTTACGGCGCAGAGCGTGGCGCTGAGCGCCGACGCTCCCACGGTGCTCGCCGCGGTGGCGGACACCGAAAGCGCGAACGGTGACTACAAGGCGACCTCCCTCTCTCCTTCCGCCACGTGGACCACCAATCTCAACACCGGTGACTTCGGCTGGTCGTACGCCATGCCCGTGCCCGATGTGCCCGGCGGGCTGACCCCCAATGTGGGGCTCTCGTACACATCCGGTGCCGTCGACGGCCGTACCGGCAACACCAACAACCAGGCGTCCTGGGCGGGTGACGGCTTCGACCTGTGGCCCGGCTACATCGAACGCCGGTACAAGGCGTGTGCCGACGACGGTGTGGAGAACTCGGACGGCAACAAGCCGGGTGACCTGTGCTGGGCCTACGACAACGCGTTCATCTCCTTCAACGGCAAGGCCGGGGAACTGGTGCCCGACGGCACCAACTCCTGGAAGCTGAAGAACGACGACGGCACGAAGATCGACCACCTGACCTCCAGCAACCGGGGCAACGGCGACAACAACGGTGAGTACTGGAGAGTGACCGCCCCGGACGGCACCCGCTACTACTTCGGCTACAACCGGCTGCCCGGCTGGGCGGACGGCAAGGAGACCACCGACTCCACCTGGACCGTCCCCGTCTACGGCGACGACTCGGGCGAACCGTGCCACGCCGACACGTTCGCGGGGTCATGGTGCCAGCAGGGCTGGCGCTGGAACCTCGACTACGTCGTCGACACCCACAGTAACGCGGTCACGTACTTCTACGACAAGGAGGACAACCACTACGGCCGCAACCTGGAGGCCGAGGACGGCACCCCCTACGTCCGCGGCGGCACCCTCGACCGCATCCAGTACGGTCTGAAGTCCTCCTCGCTCTACGGCACCAAGCCGCAGGCCAAGGTCACCTTCACCAACAGGGAGCGCTGCATCCGTGACTCCCACACGACCTGTTCCGACATCGACGCTGATGCCCCCTACTGGTACGACACCCCCTGGGACCTGAACTGCGACAGCGCGGAGGAGTGCGACCAGGGACGCCTGTCCCCGGCGTTCTTCACCCGCAAGCGGCTCACGCAGGTGACGACCCAGGTCTACGACGGCAGCGCCTACCAGGACGTCGACTCCTGGAAACTCGCTCACCGCTGGGGCATGGCCGACACCGACTACCAGCTGCTGCTCGACTCCGTCCAGCACACCGGCCACAGCGCCGAGCCGGCCGTCACGCTCCCGAAGACCACCTTCGCCTACACCCAGCTCGCCAACCGCCTTGACAAGACCGGCGACGGCTACGCGCCGTTCATCAAGAGCCGCCTGTCCGCCGTCGCCGACGAGTCCGGTGGCCAGATCGACGTCAACTATTCTGCCGAGTCCTGTTCCTGGGACGACCTGCCGACCCCGCACAGCAACACCACGCGCTGCTTCCCGCAGTACATCGGCGGCAGCGCCGACGACGACCCCGAACGCCAGTGGTTCAACAAGTACGTCGTCAACTCCGTGACCGCGACCGACCGCACCGGCGGAGCCCCCGACCAGGTGACCAGCTACGACTACCTGGACGGCGCCGCCTGGCACTACGACGATGACGACGGCCTGACCAAGGAGAAGTTCAAGACCTGGTCCCAGTGGCGTGGCTACGGCCACGTCCGTGTCCGGACCGGCGGCCAGGGCGGTGCCTCGGCCATGAAGTCCCAGCAGGACACCTATTTCCTGCGCGGTATGGACGGCGACCGCAAGGACACGTCCGGCGGGACCAGGACCGTTGCTGTCACCCTCGGTGAGGGCGAAGGCGACCCGATCACCGACCACGAAGCCGCCACCGGCTTCGCCTACAAGACCGTCAGCTACTCCGGGCCCGGCGGCAAGGTGCTCGGTAAGACGGTCAGCCGGCCGTGGCACCACCAGACGGCGAAAGAAGTCCGCGACTGGGGCACGGTGACCGCCAACTTCACCGGCACCGGCCGCGTACGCACCTGGACCTCCCTCGACGACGGCGCCGGTTCCAGCTGGCGGATCACCATGGTGGACACCGACTACGACACGATCGCTGGACGGGTCACCCAGGTCCACGACCGTGGCGACGTCGGTAAGTCCTCCGACAACACCTGCACCCGCACCACCTACGGCACCGTTGCCGTCGACAAGATCCTCACTCTGCCCTCACGCGTCGAGACCGTCGCCAAGGCCTGTGACGCCACACCCGGCCGCCCCGCCGACGTCATCTCCGACGTGCGTTCCGCCTACGACGGCGAGACCTACGGCAGCGCTCCCGTCAAGGGCGACGCCACGGCCACGGCCGTGCTGAAGAAGTACGACGGCACGACGGCCGTCTATCTGGAGTCGGGTTCCACCTACGACGCCTATGGCCGTGTCCTGACCAGCACCGACCTGACAGCCGACGTCAAGGTCACCACAGCCGGGGGCCTCACCCGTACCGCGCGAAGCGACGGACGCGCCACGACCACCGTCCGAACGCCCGCCACCGGCTTCCCCACCACGGTCGAGACCATCACGCCCCCGGCCACCGCGGGGGAGGCGGGCACGGCGCAGACCTCGACCACGACGCACGAACTCCTCCGCGGCCTGCCGCTGACCCAGACCGACACCAACGGCAAGGTCACCAACTTCGCTTACGACGCGCTGGGCCGCTCGACCAAGGTGTGGCTGCCCGACCGGCTCACCGGCCATACCCCCACCTACGAGTTCACCTACACCGTCGCCGAAGACGAACCGGTCGCGGTCGGCGCCAGGACCATCGGCAACAACGGGACGCAAAGCACCTCCTACGCCCTCTACGACGGCTTCCTGCGCCCGCGCCAGACCCAGGAACCGGGCCCGGACAACGGACGTCTCCTCGCCGACACCTTCTACGACGAACGCGGACTGATCAGTTCGGAGTTCGCCCCCTACTACACGGAGGGAGCACCTTCCGCCGACCTGCGCACGCCCGAAGAAGCCCTCAGCGTCGAAACACAGAACCGCTACACACACGACGGGCTGGGTCGTCAGACCGAGTCCAGGCAGATCGCAGGCAACGGCGACGGAGGCACCGTCCTCGGCGCGACGCAGACCATCTACGGCGGCGATCGCACCACGGTCGTCCCGCCCGTCGGCGGCACCGCCACCACCACCCTCAGCGACGCCCGGGGCCGGACCACCGAACTGCGCCAGCACCGGACCCGGAGCGCCACGGCCCCTTACGACACCACCCGTTACGACTACACCCCGCGCGGGGAACTGGCGGAAGTCACCGACCCGGCCGGCAATTCCTGGACCTACGAATACGATCTTCTCGGCCGCCAGACCAAGTCCGTCGACCCCGACAAGGGGACCAGCCTCAGCGCATACGACGACCGAGGCCAGCTCACGACCACCGACGACGCCCGGCCGGACACCCCCGCCCTGTGGCACGGTTACGACAACCTCGGCCGGCAGACGCAGCTGCGCGAAGGCTCCTCCAGCGGCACGCTGCGTGCCAAGTGGGTGTACGACACCCTCAGCGGTGCCAAGGGCCACCTCGCCGAAACCATCCGCTACGACGACGGCAACGCGTACAGCTCCAAGGTCGTCGCATACGACCGCCTCTACCGCCCGCTGCGTACCTCCGTCACCATCCCGTCGTCCGAGGGAGACCTTCGGGGCACCTACCTCAGCGCGACCACGTACAACGCCTCGGGCACGGTGCAGGGCATCGGCTATCCGAAGGCCGGCGCCCTGCCGGCTGCGACCGTGACCTACGGGTACGAAGACAAGACGCTGCGCCCCATCACAATGAGCAGCAGCCAGGGCCTCGTTGCCAAGACCGGTTACAGCCTCACGGGCAAGCCGTCGTACTACGAACTGTCCAAGAGCGGCAGCAAAACGATCAAGGCAACCAACACCTATGAGTGGGGCACCCAGCGCCTGGCCACGTCCCGGGTGGACCGCCAGGACATCGCCGGTGTCGACCAGCACAACACCTACCGCTACGACCAGGCGGGCAACGTGCTGTCCGTGTCGGACATGTCCCGCTCCGGCACCGACACCCAGTGCTTCACCTACGACGGCTTCCGCCGCCTGACCGAAGCATGGACCCAGAGCACGACCGCCTGCGCCACCGACCCCAGCGGCAGCGTCCTGGGCGGCCCGGCCCCCTACTGGCACTCGTACACCTACGACAAGGCCGGCAACCGCCAGACCGAGACACTCCACGACATCACCGGGAACACCGCCGACGACACCGAGCGGACCTACGACTACCCCGGCGCGGGAAACCCCCAGCCGCACACCCTGACCTCGGTCACCACGGCGGGGCCGACCGGGGAGGCGAGGGACACCTACACCTACGACGAATCCGGCAACACGCTCACGCGTCGGCTGGGTGGTGACACCCAGGAACTCACCTGGGACGCCGAGGGCCACCTCGCCAAGGTCACGGAACCGGTCGAGGGCGGCAGCGACAAGGTCACGGAGTACCTCTACGACACCGAGGGCAACCGCCTCATCGGCCGTACCCCCACCGAGACCACCCTCTACCTCGGCAGCACCGAGATCACTCTGGCCAAGGGCTCCAGCACCCCCGAGGCCACGCGCTACTACACACTCGGCGGCGGCCACCAGGCGGTCCAGGAGAACGACGGCAGCTTCTCCGTCACGCTCGCCGACCACCACGGCACCGCCCAGCTCGCCATCGACACGGCCACCGACAAACTCACCCAGCGCCGCACCCTCCCCTTCGGCGGCACCCGCGGCACCGAACCCACCGACTGGCCGGGCACCAAGGGCTTCGTAGGCGGCACCGACGACACCAGGACCACCGGCCTCACCCACCTCGGCGCCCGCGAATACGATCCGTCAACCGGCCGCTTCATCAGCGTCGACCCCCTCCTGGAAATCGACAAACCCCAAACCCTCAACGGATACACCTACGCAGCCCAAAACCCCCTGGCCTTCTCCGATCCCACCGGCCTGGGGCTCGCCTGCGGCGGAGCCGGCGGAGCACAAGAAGGCTGCGGAACAGGAGTGGTTACCCGCGCCGACGGCTCGCTGTCCCAAAACGGGCGACCCACGGGCGGTGGCACTATCTACAAGCGCCCGACTGGTCCCACCTTGGCAGGCGCGGAGACCTACGGACCGGTGACCGTCAAACCCTATGGCGCGTCGATCACCATCCAAGGTGTCTATATCCCCACGCAGGAAGAACTCGCCGTAACCTTCTCCAATTATCACGAGAACAGCAGCTACCAGCACAATCTGGAGAACTGGGGAAGAAGTCGGTGTACAGGGTCAGGAAGCGATTTCTGTCATACGATCGGTAAACTCGGATGGTTCGGTGGCGACCCTGAAATTGACGTTCTTGAAGTCATTGGCGTTCGCTCCTACATCAAATGTTATAAAGGTGAAGGCTGTAGCGAAGCTGCCGCAGATGTCGTAATATCTGCTGTCTCCGCTGGAGTCGGCAAGGGGATCAAGGCCCTGGCCAAAGTTATCAAGCAAGGCATGAAGCGCGGAGACAGTATCCCCGCCAGTTGCCTGGTCGGGGCCGCCCACAGCTTCACTGCCGGCACCGAAGTCCTCATGGCTGACGGCACCACCAAACCCATAGAGGACGTAAGGATCGGTGACAAGGTCACTGTCACCGATCCTGTAACAGGCGAAACCGCAGTCCGGGAAGTAACCGCGACCATCGTCACCGAGGACGACAAGCACTTCGTCGACCTCGCCATCGCCACAGAGACCGGTACCGCAACGCTCAAGAGCACCACCACGCATCCCTTCTGGTCCGACTCCGAAAAACGCTGGATGCGGGCCGGTCAACTTGAGCTAGGCATGACAATCCGCACCGCCGACGGAAGAGCTGTACCGGTCACGGGGGCTCACGCCACAATCGAACGCCAGCGCACATACGACCTCACGATTCACGACATCCACACGTACTATGTGCTGGCGGGGGCCACGCCGGTTCTGGTTCACAATTCGAATGGGTTGTGCGGAACTGCGGCGCTGGACAATGGAGACTGGCAGCACATCGTGGATCGACACCGCCCTGGCGGTGTGAAGGTCGATGATAAGGCTGGAATCTTTTCAGGCGAAGCCAAGCATGTTCGCGGGCGAATAGCGGAGACCATCAACCGAGGGACGCCAAGGGCGAACACTCCGGACCCTGAAACCGGTAGGCCGCGCGCCGGGCAGATATATGAGTGGGATTTCGGCGTCCCCGTGGGAAGGGCGGGTCCGGCGAATGGTGGGGGAGACTTGACTGGCATCCGTGTCGTCGTAAATGACGGCAAAGTCGTGACGGCATTCCCGTTCTAG